The genomic interval ACTTCCAGCATTTTAGCCTTACTGATAAGCCAGCCATCCAATTTGTTTACATGCGAAGCGGCACTTGCCGCCATTTCGCCTTGAATTCCGGCAGTCAACTGCTGTTTCGTAAACAGATATCCAGAAATAGACGTTACCAATAATGCCGCCAGCGTCAACAGTGAAAACAACAAGGTAAGCTTAATTTTAAATTTCATATGTACTTCCCCCTTTATAGAACATCTCAGGCAATCACTGCTGTTACGAGCTTCCGGTTGCTTTCTGGCAATGATGTCTGCAACAAGAAAAGCCTTCAGTCCGAAAAGGGCTGAAGGCTTCTTTGCCACAGATGTTTGTGATTTGTGGTTAATTTTACTATAAATCGACAAAATTGTAAACAAGAATTCATTACACTTAGTCAACAAACGATTTGGTTATGCCATGGTATTACTGAGCGAACCAAGCTTCTCAATTGAGACTGTAACAAGATCGCCTGCAGTCAGCCACTTTTGCTCATTCTCCGGGTATCCAAGGATAACCCCGCCCGGTGTACCCGAGAAGATAATATCTCCCGGCCTTAGAGTCATGTAATCGGAAATATAACTGATCAGGGTAGCACAATCAAAAATCATATCCCGTGTATTGGCCGACTGGCGGACAACACCGTTTACCGTACAGTTGATATCCAGATCATGCGGATCGATCTCATCGGCTGTTACCAGGTCAGGGCCAATTGGCGCAAAACTATCACAAGATTTGCCTAACAGCCATTGCCCTGTACGAAACTGAAGATCACGGGCACTTAGGTCATTGCCAATAGTATAGCCGAATACATACTCTAATGCCGTTTCAGGAGTAACACGAGACGCTTCTTTGCCAATAACAAT from Sporomusaceae bacterium FL31 carries:
- a CDS encoding hydrolase — its product is MKLINFRDGEHVRLGIRTESGIVDVAAAAQAHSLKVPATIEQVIAASPAERAQLEQLSKLESSLIPEEKLVYAPCVTNPEKIICIGLNYVSHRKECAIETPPAPILFSKFNNALAAHNQAIALPKTAVKFDYEAELVIVIGKEASRVTPETALEYVFGYTIGNDLSARDLQFRTGQWLLGKSCDSFAPIGPDLVTADEIDPHDLDINCTVNGVVRQSANTRDMIFDCATLISYISDYMTLRPGDIIFSGTPGGVILGYPENEQKWLTAGDLVTVSIEKLGSLSNTMA